ACTATCAGCTCTTGGAGTGCCTCTCTTGGTCTTGTCTTCCCTCTGGCTCTCAGATGAAGTTCAGGATCTGCCCTGATACCTTCGCAGCACTTGGCTTCTCCATCAGCACGGAGTTGTCTGGTCCTTTGTGCAATCCCAGGGATGTGAATTCCCTCACTCCTGAATCACAGTAACTGGCTCCTTCCCTTGTGGTTATCGGGGATCTTTGCTCATCTGCAGGGTGATGCATGTAGCAagtgaaatatgtattttcctttgattttggCCAAAGCTGGGTCATTCCAGGGCTCTTCCACAGgagcccaggtgctgctgttgAATTAGCTCAGCTCCTGattccccagccagggcagtgtGTAACTGTGAAATGCTGTCTGAGCCTGGATGGGGCTGCATCAACAAATCCAACTGACCTTTGATCCAGGAGACTTTGGAATCCCGTAGCAATCTGATGTGAAAAACCGGTGATAACGGCAGTGAAAGGCAAAGGGCAGGGGCTCAATCATTATCCAAGCTTTTGTGTGCAGGAAATGGCTcggggagaggagcaggctgaTGGCAGGATAACATTTCCTTTGTCAAGGGCTGTTAACAGCGcaagcagctgcctggggtgAGCAGGAATGCAGCGGGGTGGATGTGGAGCTTGGGAATGGGACAGGACGCTGTGTCCCTGGGCGCTGCCCATCGTGTCCCTCCCTGGATGCTCCTTCAGAGCTTTGTGTCTTTCTGACATTGTGGTGAAAGCTGCCCCAGACCCCGATCCCAGCCCGGCCACCAGAGCAGGTGTGCCCTGCACATGGGtacctgtgtgcccaggtgtgtccccgAGGCAGCCCAGCCGTGAGTCAGGGCTCAGGAgaggctctgtgctgctggcagagccccacCGGCTCCAGGTGAGTCAGCCTGCCTGTCTCACATTGGGTGGCTGTAATTacctgcagtgccctggcttCAGGCATCCTCCCAGATGTGTGGGCTGCTGAATTGCTGGTCCTGTCCCAGCTAAAGGCACTGCTGAGTTCCCAGCATGAGCGTGAAGGGAGTAATTGAGAGCAAACACAAACCACACAAGGAGCAGTTTTCCCCAGAGTGCTCAGATATGCTGGTGCCAGTTTCCCAAAAAGCTGGAGGTCTGTCTGTGACCTCGGTGTGGTGTTTACATGCCTGTGGCAGTGCTTGCTGCAGAAAAACACCCCCCAAACGCGGGGGAGCTGCTCAGTTCGCTGGGACATGGATGGTGAGtagcaggtgctgctgctggcaggctggggagccccaggggaTGTGAAATAGCTGAATTCCTCCCCTGACCACAGGGAATTGTGTCCATGGCCTGTGAAGCCTTGATCACTTCACTTATCCCCTTAAACCCTGTCAACAGCAGCTTCCACAGGGGCCTTAGTCTCAAAACTGCCCTGATCCCATCAGGGCTTGTGTGGACAGATTACCAGCTGCTTGTCAGCCCTTTGCTCTGATCCCTGGGTGTAAGACTGACAGCTCTGTTTTCTCAACTCGTGCAGAACGCCCAAGAATCCCATGGGGTGGCTGTGCCAACGCCGTCCGTGCCAGAAGACTTTGAGGAAAAGGCAGCTCTTGGTAAGGGATGTTCTCTCTGGAGTCCTGGCCAGCACAAAGTGCTCATCAAGGCCTCAGGGCAGGAAGTGTGTGTGTacccagctctggagcagaCAGTCTGCTCATATATTTCCATGCTGAAATGGAGTCtgctattaattattttttaaagtaattgaaaattaattaattcctaaGGGATGAGGCAGAGTGGCTGTTACAGTTCAGAAGTTTTAGACAAGCCTGGCAaggggctgctccctgggccaggctggctcagcactgctggagaggTGCTCACAGGCTGTGCTCTCGCTGCTCTTGCAGGCTCTGGCTCGCAGCTCAATGGCAATTACCGGATGTACAGCTCGGTGGGGGACCTGCGCCCGCAGGCCCTCGACGGGGGTGACCTGGATGAAGATATCCCCCCACCGCCATCGGTGCCCCCTCCACcccccccagcagtgccaccccctCTAGCCTCGCCAGTCCCTCCACCCCCCGAAATGCTGCCACCGCCGCCACCCgagctggtgccacctccccctgccatggcagccccaccacctccctcctctgccctgtcCTCCCCCAGCACTCCAGCTCCTCCCGACTTCATCCCACCAGCCCCGCCGGGTGCCCGGGACCCCGCAGCTTTCACCCCCGGCATCTCCAAGTGGAAGTCGGAGACGGTGCTGAACACGAGGCAGGCGGACGCCGAGGGGCCGCTCTGCCCTGCCGAGGCCGGGCTGCccgcagcccccagccccaaggAGAGCCTGCAGCCCAAGCCCGAGCCCCACCTCACCTTCCCCAGGTCGTTCAAGGtgccgccgccggccccggcgCGCTCCTCGTCCATCCCGGTGCAGGAGGCCCAGCCCGGCCGGCAGCAGCCGGTCCCCAGGCAGCCTCACGCCCGGCCCCCCCTCCCGCCCTGCTTCACCATCAGACCCGCGGCCAAGGCACGGCTGGGAGAAGCCGAGCAGAGGAATTCGGGGCTCAGACAGGGCGTTGGGAAATCAGCTGTGCCCCCTCCGCTAAGCCCCAAGCCGGGCCCAGGGCTCAGCCAAGGGGTGAATGCTGCCGGCCGCCGCTCCCCACTGCCGGGCTCCGAGGGGGAGAAGATTCCCCAGCTGAAAACAGCCGGGACAGACTCCCCTCCAAAATCTGAACCTCTCACTGCCAACGACCTGGATCTCCCTCCTCCGGACTACCCGAGCTGTGAGGATGACTGGAAGGATGCCAACAACCTGAACAAGCTGCGGGACGAGCTCTCGGCGCTGCTGCGCTCCCCGCGCCGGGAGGAGAGGCCGCTGGACAGGCCGGGCGCTCCGCAGCCCCTGGACAGCGCTCCCAGCCGGGCTGGCAGCCGTGAGCCGGGGCCCAGCGAGCCCCAACTCGCCAGGAAGGACACAGGGTTATCCAGGGGAGGGGAGAGTGAGAAGAAAGAGGTGCCCAGCAGCCCCCCCAGCACCAATGGGGGCTCTCCCAGCGCTGCAGTCACCaccctggagagcagccctgacaCACAGCCCCGCAGTGTGAGGACGATCAGGAATGAGCTggaggctgtgctgtccctgaaGAAAGAGGGGAAACCTGCCCCGGGGATCAGCAGCCAGAAGCAGGGTGTGGAGAATGGCATCAGCACCCTGCAGGTGAGGAAGAGCCCCCCTGACCTGAGGAAGAGCCCCCCTGACACAACTGGCTCAGTGGTGCCAAaactgctcccagcccctgctgtggaCAAGGATGAGACAGATCCCAAGgaccatcctgctcctgctgctggcaaggTCACAGAGgacctgagctctgctcccgGATCCCCCAACAGCAGTGTGAGTCCCCCAGACCCACCTCAGGGACCGGCAGAGGagccccctgctcccagcccctcctcacccccGGTGTCCCCTGCACAGAGTCCGGCACCACAGCCCAGCTCGGCCGTGTTCCAGTACAAAGTGCACCGGGCTGGGACCGGCCCGGCCGAGCTGCCCCTTGCACCGGGCTCAGCTGAGCCCCCCTGCCCCGGGAGCTCAGCCAGGAGCCCCCCAGCCACCtcgggagcggggcaggaggaggaggaggtgctgaTCCACCCGGTGACGGGGGAGCGCGTGGAGCGGGGCTCGcccatggccctgctgctggcGGCCCGGCAGCGCGCCCAGCGGGGCCGCCAGGCCGGGGACGGGGCGCTGAGGGCCAGGCCGCCCCTGAGGCTCAGCAGTGCCTCGTCCGACAccacctccagcagcttcttccGCCACGAGTCCAAGCCCTACTCCTTCACTGTGGTGCCTCGGCCCTCGGCAGCCGGTGCCGTGGGCCCTGGCTGGAGCAAAcccccctccttctccagctcctcgGAGCAGGGCCGGGACGTGCGGGCGGTGGGCGAGGCGCAGCCCCCCGGGCCCCGGAGAGCCGCTGCCTCCAGCCTGCTGCGGGGCCTGCTGGACTCGGGGCAgccggcccagcccggcccagcccgccagggagtgcccagggaggaggagaacGGGGACACGGCGCTGGACTTCGGGATTATCCCCCCACCCCCTGAATTCAGCAACGAGACAGACGAGGGTCCCCTCCCGAGTCGGGAGGAGAACCGCAAgtgccccagtgtccctgaCAGCAGCCGGGGCTCGGGCGAGCCGCGCTACTTCAGGTGGTCTGGCTACAGCCGCAGCTACGGGGGCAGCCAGGAGCCGGCAGCTCCGCTGGCCTTGGAGAAGAGCTGGAGGAATGGCGACTTCACCCCCCAGTACCCGGATTACAGCAGCAACACGAGTTTCCCCAGCCACGGCCCCAACCCGCGCCCTCTGATCAAGAAGCGCTTGTACATGTCCGAGCCCGACAGCTCCTACCCCCGGGCAGCCGCCGCCCCCCGGGCCTCGGGCACCCTCTCCTCCTACGGCCCCGGGGGGTTCAGCTCCACGGCCGGGGAGGGTTCTCGCCGCCTGGGCTCTGCCCACAGGAATGGCCCCtccagtgcccagggcaggcgGGCGACCGCGGACGCTGCTGGCAAAGCCACGGCCTACGGCGGCACCGGGGCTGACGCCAAGTACAAGGGGCAGAACGGGGACTTCTCGCCCGCCAGcgtgctggcagccagcaggtACGTGCCCCCCCTGAGCCCACCCCTTCCTGCCCTCCGTGTCCCTTGGAActggccccagagcagcactggggctccaGAGCAGTCGCTGCCCCATGGCTTGTGCTGTCgcctttaggagctggaacagagatcacacagagttaggggaaataaaatgggtatttattgaaaggccttcaaaggccacaccctggcagtaCCAATGCCACAatgtggcccctgccctgcatgAATGGCTCCAAGATGGAAGCCAAAGAGGGCTTGGTCAcatgatttcacatttttatagacttcagtCCATTTATATACAGGATTCAACCATCCAATTAATAGCCTCAAACTGTAAGGTGtcatcctcctcttctcctggctggcctGTCCTCCTCTTCTCACGTTGTTTATACTTAGGACCTAGAGTCTGAGGAGACTGTCCTTGAATCCATAGCTGGTATCGGACTATTTTGTCTTTATCACCCTAAAGCACAACGGAAaagcatacccaagcagaacagaaaactcagaACTTAAGGCATCAGTGCTTGCTcgtggctcctgctgctggcctgtCCAAGGGCAGTGACTGCTCCATGGCTGCTCCCTGTGACCCCAGTGcccacctccctcccctccccacctcacTGAGCGGGGACACGGAGCAGTAAAACACATCCTTGTGGCACTGACTGACCGCCAAGGTGTGCCTGGGCTTTGGGTGACTCCCTGTGTTCTCCCTGCAGGCCTGTCCACGGCACCTCGCACTACGGGCCCCCCTCCAACACCTTCACGGTCCGGCCCGGGACGCGCCAGCCCATCTCCTACAGCTACCAGAGCCACCGGTAgagccggggctgccccgccgGCGGGAAGGTGCCCGGGTTGGTCCTTCCCTTCTCCACGGGCGCCAGGGACGGTCCGACCCAGCCTGAAAATGCACTTGCTTGAAACTGCTGATGGAGAAGGTGGGGAATGAGCCTGAGACTTGGACTTTTCTCACAGGACTGTCATGGAGAGTAGTTACTGAAGAGGGCAGGCTGCTGCCTTGTTACCTGAGCAAACGTGGcttccctttttcccatttccctcctgGATTATTTTCAGCCTGATAGGCCACCTAGGAAAGCCAAAGAGCATCCTCAGCTCTCTTTAAAGAG
The sequence above is a segment of the Oenanthe melanoleuca isolate GR-GAL-2019-014 chromosome 26, OMel1.0, whole genome shotgun sequence genome. Coding sequences within it:
- the C26H6orf132 gene encoding uncharacterized protein C6orf132 homolog, translated to MKKHHPHSVQGTFSRLFGKRHSSPSATSLFATNPPWIFTQEVTSDSAGGTGDVIEVYYGDNRFGTVTDSGTATLKPRPRVRPLLTFLPLNAQESHGVAVPTPSVPEDFEEKAALGSGSQLNGNYRMYSSVGDLRPQALDGGDLDEDIPPPPSVPPPPPPAVPPPLASPVPPPPEMLPPPPPELVPPPPAMAAPPPPSSALSSPSTPAPPDFIPPAPPGARDPAAFTPGISKWKSETVLNTRQADAEGPLCPAEAGLPAAPSPKESLQPKPEPHLTFPRSFKVPPPAPARSSSIPVQEAQPGRQQPVPRQPHARPPLPPCFTIRPAAKARLGEAEQRNSGLRQGVGKSAVPPPLSPKPGPGLSQGVNAAGRRSPLPGSEGEKIPQLKTAGTDSPPKSEPLTANDLDLPPPDYPSCEDDWKDANNLNKLRDELSALLRSPRREERPLDRPGAPQPLDSAPSRAGSREPGPSEPQLARKDTGLSRGGESEKKEVPSSPPSTNGGSPSAAVTTLESSPDTQPRSVRTIRNELEAVLSLKKEGKPAPGISSQKQGVENGISTLQVRKSPPDLRKSPPDTTGSVVPKLLPAPAVDKDETDPKDHPAPAAGKVTEDLSSAPGSPNSSVSPPDPPQGPAEEPPAPSPSSPPVSPAQSPAPQPSSAVFQYKVHRAGTGPAELPLAPGSAEPPCPGSSARSPPATSGAGQEEEEVLIHPVTGERVERGSPMALLLAARQRAQRGRQAGDGALRARPPLRLSSASSDTTSSSFFRHESKPYSFTVVPRPSAAGAVGPGWSKPPSFSSSSEQGRDVRAVGEAQPPGPRRAAASSLLRGLLDSGQPAQPGPARQGVPREEENGDTALDFGIIPPPPEFSNETDEGPLPSREENRKCPSVPDSSRGSGEPRYFRWSGYSRSYGGSQEPAAPLALEKSWRNGDFTPQYPDYSSNTSFPSHGPNPRPLIKKRLYMSEPDSSYPRAAAAPRASGTLSSYGPGGFSSTAGEGSRRLGSAHRNGPSSAQGRRATADAAGKATAYGGTGADAKYKGQNGDFSPASVLAASRPVHGTSHYGPPSNTFTVRPGTRQPISYSYQSHR